From one Triticum aestivum cultivar Chinese Spring chromosome 4B, IWGSC CS RefSeq v2.1, whole genome shotgun sequence genomic stretch:
- the LOC123091779 gene encoding xylanase inhibitor protein 1, whose product MALVCSRPASLLLIAALLSAATFLAVPAAATGKTGQVAVFWGRNKNEGSLREACDTGTYTIAIISFLDVFGRGNYHLDLSGHDVSAVGADIKHCQSKNILVFLSIGGFGNQYSLPTAQSAADVANYLWNAYMLGTRKGVYRPFGDAFVDGIDFFIENGAPANYDELAKRLWNFNKDFRGRTPVQLTATLRCGYPDRHVERALATGLVGRIFVRFYDDADCAANWQRQWDKWTAAYPSAQIYLGLPASEQKVGYVHPKNLYYSVIQVAQKAANYGGVMVWERYEDKRTNYSSYAIQWA is encoded by the coding sequence ATGGCGCTCGTATGCAGTCGGCCAGCCTCCCTCCTACTCATCGCGGCTCTTCTCTCCGCCGCAACCTTCCTTGCCGTCCCGGCCGCGGCCACGGGGAAGACCGGCCAGGTGGCCGTGTTCTGGGGTAGGAACAAGAACGAGGGGTCCCTCCGGGAGGCCTGCGACACCGGCACCTACACCAtcgccatcatctccttcctcGACGTCTTCGGCCGCGGCAACTACCACCTCGACCTGTCTGGCCACGACGTCTCCGCCGTCGGCGCCGACATCAAGCACTGCCAGTCCAAGAACATACTCGTCTTCCTCTCCATCGGGGGCTTCGGCAACCAGTACTCCCTGCCCACCGCCCAGTCCGCGGCGGACGTCGCCAACTACCTCTGGAACGCCTACATGCTCGGCACCCGCAAGGGCGTCTACCGCCCGTTCGGAGACGCCTTCGTCGACGGCATCGACTTCTTCATCGAGAACGGCGCGCCGGCCAACTACGACGAGCTGGCCAAGCGGCTATGGAACTTCAATAAGGACTTCCGCGGCAGGACGCCGGTGCAGCTGACGGCCACGCTGCGGTGCGGCTACCCGGACCGGCACGTGGAGCGGGCGCTCGCCACGGGGCTCGTCGGACGCATCTTCGTCAGGTTCTACGACGACGCCGACTGCGCCGCCAACTGGCAGCGACAGTGGGACAAGTGGACGGCGGCGTACCCTTCGGCGCAGATCTACCTCGGGCTGCCGGCGTCGGAGCAGAAGGTCGGTTACGTTCACCCAAAGAACCTCTACTACAGCGTCATACAGGTGGCGCAGAAGGCGGCCAACTACGGCGGCGTCATGGTGTGGGAACGCTACGAGGACAAGCGGACCAACTATAGCAGCTACGCCATCCAATGGGCTTGA